The nucleotide sequence AACAAGCAGCCTTGACATTACTACGTGATTATAGAGCTAAAAAATTAGGTAAATTTGGATTAGACAAGGATATGTCTGAATAGGAGATTTTTATATGAATGATATTAAATCAAAAATAAAATTAAATATGGAATTGACTGAAAAAATACTGGTAAACTTTATTAGAGAAGAGGTTAGAAGTGCTGGATTTGAAAAGGTAGTTTTAGGATTATCTGGAGGAATAGATTCAGCCATAGTAGCTTTCTTAGCTGTAAAAGCACTGGGACCTGAAAATGTATTGGGAATAATGATGCCTTATAAATCTTCTAGCCGTGAGAGTTTAGAAGATGCTCAAAGAGTAGTAGAAGCTACTGGAATGAGAGTAAAAAAGATAGAGATTACAGATATGCTAGATGCATATTTTGCTAAAGAACCTGACATCTCAGATCTGAGAAAGGGAAATAAGATGGCCCGTGAAAGAATGACGATCTTATATGATTATTCAGCCAAGGAAAAATCACTGGTATTAGGGACTTCTAATAAGACGGAGATTTTACTCGGTTACAGTACTCAATGGGGAGATTCAGCTTCGGCAATCAATCCTATAGGTGACCTTTTAAAAACCCAGGTTTGGGAACTATCTGAATATATGGGTGTTCCAAAGGAAGTCATCGAGAAAAAACCAAGTGCCGATCTTTGGGAAGGACAATCCGATGAGGATGAATTAGGTTTTTCATATTTCTTAGCTGATGAGATCATTAATTTATTAGTGGATGAAAGGTATACAAAGGAAGAAATATTAGAAAAAGGTTACTCTGAAAAAACTATAGATTCTATCCTTTGGAGGATAAAAACCAATCAATATAAGAGAAAATTACCTCTTATAGCTAAGATCTCTAATAGAACTATGGAAAGAGAATTTAGATATCCTAGAGACTGGGGAATATAGTTAGATTTTTCTGATATATATAATATTTAAAAGTAGATCTTTTATAAAAGAATATAGAGATAGGTTTTAATTAATCTATCTCTTGTGTTATATTATGGTATCTTACAAGTCACACTTTGTGATTAGTTTTAAGTTAGGAAGTTAATCTGGAGACAAGAAATACCATTAAAGGAAGGGTGAAGGTGGATGTTAATTAATAATAAAAAATTTGATTTTAAAAATAAAACCTATACCATGGGTATATTAAACCTCACTCCTGATTCATTTTCAGATGGCGGCTCATATACAGATGTAGAAGTGGCCATAAAAAGAGCCAAGAAGATGGTGGAAGAGGGAGTAGACATAATCGATGTAGGAGCTGAATCTACTAGACCTGGAGCTACTTATATAGAGGAAGAGGAAGAGTTAAAGAGAATACTTCCTGTAATAAAGAGACTGGTTACTGAGGTGGATGTCCCTATATCTATCGATACATATAAATCTCGTGTAGCTGAGGAATGTATCAAAGTAGGAGCACACATTATAAATGATATAAAAGGATTGAAAGGGGACCCCAATATGGCTGAAATAGTAGCGAAATATGGGGTTTCTGTTATAATTATGCATACCAAGGGAGATCCCAAAAATATGCAGGAAAACCCTGAATATGATAATATAATAGAAGACATTAAGGAAAGTTTGAAAGAAAGTTTAGATATTGCTGTTAAAGCGGGAATATCTCCTAAAAATATAATATTAGACCCGGGAATTGGATTTGGTAAGACCTTCCATGGCAATCTGGAAATCATAAAAAAATTATGTGAATTTAAAAAACTGGAGTATCCTATACTAATAGGTGCTTCTCGAAAAGGATTTATTGGAAATATATTAGGAACACCTCCCTTGGATAGGGTAGAAGGTAATCTAGCAATAGCGGTAATATCGGCTTATAATGGAGCTTCTATAATCAGAGTTCATGAAGTTAAGGAAACAGTGAGAGCATTAAAGGTGGCGGATTCTGTAAAATTAATTAAGGATTGAAATGAGGGGGAATTATGAAAGGTGAAGATCAATTAAAGCAAGAACTGAATGACTTTAAAAAAGAAAAAGATAGGATAAGTAGTATAGTTGGACAGATTGGTGGTAGTAAAGGGAATTCAAATAATAGTTTAATAAATATAGCTTTTTTCGGGATATTGTTTGCACTTGTTATTTTTGGAGGAGTATTAAAAAAAATCTCCTTGGAAATTGAGATTGCAGCGGCGATATTACTGGTTGTATTAAAGATAGCTTGGATGATCCACGAGGCACAAAAAGTTAGTCATTTCCAATTTTGGATCTTAAATTCTTTGGAATTTAGAGTAAATGAGATGAATAAAAAAGTAAGAAATATTGAAAAAACGTTGAAAAAAATGGAAGAAAATTGCGATTAAAAGTAAAAAGCATATAAATTGTTACTAGAAGGCAGGAAAATATGGGAAATAATGTGATATTTAAGGGATCTAACGGTAAGCTGGTAATAATATTAAATCCTGAAATTTCCTTTGAGGAACTAAAGGATCATTTAGTGGAAAAACTCAAAAAATCTAAGCAACTATTGATGGGTTACGAAGCAGTTATCGAGTTTAAAGGCAGAGAGCTAAATGAAGAGGAAGAGTTAGAATTGCTAAATATCGTAGATAAAGCAGTTGATATTAATATTTTATTTGTAAGTGATGGAGAAGAGTTAGCTTCAAAAGAAATAGAAAAGGCAGTGAATATAGTAAATGAAGGGGTAACTAAATTTCATGTAGGAACACTTCGGTCTGGAGAAATCCTAGAATATTCAGGGAATGTAGTGGTATTAGGAGATGTTAATCCAGGATCCATAGTTAAAGCTGAGGGGAACATAGTAGTTATAGGAACTTTAAATGGTGTAGCTCATGCTGGAGTAAAGGGAAATGATGAAGCATTCATCGTAGCTTCTAATATGAATCCATTTCAATTGAAGATCGATGAGGTTTTATTTAAAAATTATAGCAGTAATATATTATTTCGTAGTAAACAGATTATAAGGAATAAAAATAATATAGCTTATTTGAGGAATAATATATTAATAATAGATAAATTAACAAGAAAATCATTGAAAAATATTGTCGCAACTTAGGAGGAACTCAGATATGGGAAAAGTATATGTAGTTACATCTGGAAAAGGTGGAGTAGGAAAAACAACGACCACAGCCAATCTAGGAGTTGGCTTGGCCAAAAATGGTAATAGTGTAGTACTTATGGATGCTGATATAGGTCTTAGAAATTTAGATGTAATATTGGGGTTAGAAAATAGAATAGTTTATAATTCTATGGATGTTATGGAGGGGACTTGCAGATTAAAGCAGGCACTGATAAAAGATAAGAGATATGATAAATTATTTTTACTGCCAGCTTCTCAAACAAATGACAAGATGGATGTTTCAACAGATATGATGCAAAAATTAGTAGCTGAGTTAAAAGAAAAGTTTGACTATGTATTGATTGACTGTCCAGCTGGAATAGAGCAGGGATTTAAAAATGCCATAGTAGGAGCAGATGAGGCAATAATAATAACAACTCCAGAAATATCTTCTATAAGGGATGCAGACAGGGTTATAGGACTCCTTGCAGCCAGTGAGATGGGAGAGATTAAACTTATCGTTAATAGAGTAAAGATGAAGCTTGTCAATGAAGG is from Psychrilyobacter atlanticus DSM 19335 and encodes:
- a CDS encoding NAD+ synthase — protein: MNDIKSKIKLNMELTEKILVNFIREEVRSAGFEKVVLGLSGGIDSAIVAFLAVKALGPENVLGIMMPYKSSSRESLEDAQRVVEATGMRVKKIEITDMLDAYFAKEPDISDLRKGNKMARERMTILYDYSAKEKSLVLGTSNKTEILLGYSTQWGDSASAINPIGDLLKTQVWELSEYMGVPKEVIEKKPSADLWEGQSDEDELGFSYFLADEIINLLVDERYTKEEILEKGYSEKTIDSILWRIKTNQYKRKLPLIAKISNRTMEREFRYPRDWGI
- the folP gene encoding dihydropteroate synthase: MLINNKKFDFKNKTYTMGILNLTPDSFSDGGSYTDVEVAIKRAKKMVEEGVDIIDVGAESTRPGATYIEEEEELKRILPVIKRLVTEVDVPISIDTYKSRVAEECIKVGAHIINDIKGLKGDPNMAEIVAKYGVSVIIMHTKGDPKNMQENPEYDNIIEDIKESLKESLDIAVKAGISPKNIILDPGIGFGKTFHGNLEIIKKLCEFKKLEYPILIGASRKGFIGNILGTPPLDRVEGNLAIAVISAYNGASIIRVHEVKETVRALKVADSVKLIKD
- a CDS encoding septum site-determining protein MinC, producing MGNNVIFKGSNGKLVIILNPEISFEELKDHLVEKLKKSKQLLMGYEAVIEFKGRELNEEEELELLNIVDKAVDINILFVSDGEELASKEIEKAVNIVNEGVTKFHVGTLRSGEILEYSGNVVVLGDVNPGSIVKAEGNIVVIGTLNGVAHAGVKGNDEAFIVASNMNPFQLKIDEVLFKNYSSNILFRSKQIIRNKNNIAYLRNNILIIDKLTRKSLKNIVAT
- the minD gene encoding septum site-determining protein MinD → MGKVYVVTSGKGGVGKTTTTANLGVGLAKNGNSVVLMDADIGLRNLDVILGLENRIVYNSMDVMEGTCRLKQALIKDKRYDKLFLLPASQTNDKMDVSTDMMQKLVAELKEKFDYVLIDCPAGIEQGFKNAIVGADEAIIITTPEISSIRDADRVIGLLAASEMGEIKLIVNRVKMKLVNEGNMLHMDDIVDILGLDIVGVVPDDEEIVISTNRGEPVTVKALAPSGKAYMNIAGRIQGEDIPFLNIDEKRSFASKLKNFFSR